A part of Thiomicrorhabdus sediminis genomic DNA contains:
- the pabC gene encoding aminodeoxychorismate lyase, giving the protein MSASKPNLWIDGVLQSQLDLDDRAIQYGDGFFTTVAVFEQQVLNWSAHQQRIHNGFSKLKITAIDLTLIEKWLAEALQYYFSQNHASNAVAKILISRGRGGIGYQLPEAQKPRCLIYIKPAPQALLQKNGAINAMLCETQASIQPFAGIKHLNRLENVMARSELLNAAHCAEGLMLNADQKAVCGTQSNLFFIASAKDREQKIICTPRLCQSGVLGTTRQSLIALLKEHGWQINESDFALASITQAIELFFCNAVRGIQSVDKLCLDEVDIEFETTETTNLQKLWNDWQYSHALPISRFNQEKQ; this is encoded by the coding sequence ATGAGCGCAAGCAAGCCAAACCTATGGATTGACGGTGTCTTACAAAGCCAACTTGATCTTGATGATCGGGCCATTCAGTATGGTGACGGTTTCTTTACCACGGTTGCGGTATTTGAACAGCAGGTTTTGAATTGGTCAGCGCATCAACAGCGTATACATAACGGTTTTAGTAAGCTGAAAATCACCGCGATTGATTTGACTTTGATTGAAAAATGGTTGGCCGAAGCTTTGCAATATTATTTTTCCCAAAACCACGCTAGTAATGCGGTGGCCAAAATACTCATTAGTCGCGGACGAGGAGGCATCGGTTATCAACTGCCTGAAGCGCAAAAGCCTCGCTGTCTGATTTATATCAAACCCGCACCACAAGCGTTATTGCAAAAAAACGGCGCGATTAATGCCATGCTCTGCGAAACGCAAGCCTCCATTCAGCCGTTTGCCGGAATCAAGCATTTAAACCGTCTGGAAAATGTTATGGCGCGCTCTGAACTCTTAAACGCGGCGCACTGTGCCGAAGGGCTGATGCTAAACGCCGATCAAAAAGCGGTTTGCGGTACTCAATCGAATCTGTTTTTTATCGCATCAGCTAAAGACAGAGAACAGAAAATCATTTGCACGCCTAGACTCTGTCAAAGTGGAGTGCTCGGCACGACTCGACAAAGTCTGATTGCATTATTGAAAGAGCATGGTTGGCAGATTAATGAATCGGATTTTGCCTTGGCTTCAATCACCCAGGCGATAGAACTGTTCTTTTGTAATGCGGTGCGAGGTATCCAGTCTGTGGATAAGTTGTGTTTGGATGAGGTTGATATCGAGTTTGAGACAACAGAGACGACAAATTTACAAAAACTATGGAATGACTGGCAATATAGTCATGCATTACCCATTAGTCGGTTCAATCAAGAGAAACAATAA
- the fabF gene encoding beta-ketoacyl-ACP synthase II, which yields MSKRRVVITGLGVLSAIGLDVEENWASLMAGKSGIDYFTKFDTEAYAVKFGGELKGFDVTQYISPKEAKKMDPFIHYGIAAGAQAIRDSGLQVTDENAPRIGVSMGSGIGGIGSIETQHNTMLKGGPRRVSPFFVPSSIINMISGNLSIMFGLKGPNMAIGTACATGTHSIGDAARMIEYGDVDVMVAGGAEYATTEMGLAGFAAARALSTRNDNPQAASRPWDKDRDGFVLSDGAGAVVLEEYEHAKARGANIYAEVIGFGMSGDAYHMTLPAQGGEGAARCMQTALQNAAIDADKIDYINAHGTSTPAGDVCETSAVKSVFGEHAYNLAMSSTKSMTGHALGAAGAMEAVFTALAIKNQMLPPTINLENPEEGCDLDYVADGARAAKIDYALSNSFGFGGTNATIVLAKV from the coding sequence TTGTCTAAGCGTCGTGTCGTGATTACAGGTTTAGGTGTTCTTTCCGCCATCGGTTTGGATGTTGAAGAGAACTGGGCAAGTCTAATGGCTGGTAAAAGTGGAATAGACTATTTCACTAAATTTGATACCGAAGCTTATGCGGTCAAGTTTGGTGGTGAGTTGAAAGGCTTTGATGTGACTCAATACATCAGCCCGAAAGAAGCCAAGAAAATGGATCCTTTTATTCATTACGGTATTGCAGCCGGTGCTCAGGCGATTCGCGACTCAGGACTGCAAGTGACTGATGAGAACGCACCGCGAATCGGTGTGTCGATGGGCTCCGGGATTGGTGGTATCGGTTCTATCGAAACACAACACAACACCATGTTAAAAGGTGGCCCACGTCGTGTGTCGCCATTTTTTGTGCCGAGCTCAATTATCAATATGATCTCTGGTAACCTGTCGATTATGTTCGGCCTAAAAGGACCGAATATGGCGATTGGCACCGCTTGTGCCACCGGTACCCATAGTATTGGTGATGCGGCACGTATGATCGAATATGGCGATGTCGATGTCATGGTGGCCGGTGGTGCCGAATACGCCACCACCGAAATGGGGCTGGCCGGTTTCGCCGCCGCTCGTGCCTTGTCTACCCGTAACGATAACCCGCAAGCGGCCAGTCGTCCTTGGGATAAAGATCGTGACGGCTTTGTCTTGAGTGACGGTGCCGGCGCGGTCGTTTTGGAAGAGTACGAGCACGCCAAAGCGCGCGGTGCGAATATCTACGCTGAAGTGATCGGTTTTGGCATGAGCGGCGACGCTTATCACATGACTTTGCCGGCTCAGGGCGGTGAAGGTGCGGCACGTTGTATGCAGACCGCGTTGCAAAATGCCGCCATTGATGCGGATAAGATTGATTATATCAATGCGCACGGGACTTCAACGCCTGCCGGTGATGTCTGCGAAACCTCGGCGGTGAAGTCGGTGTTTGGCGAGCACGCTTATAACTTGGCGATGAGCTCGACCAAATCGATGACCGGTCACGCTTTGGGTGCGGCTGGTGCAATGGAAGCGGTGTTTACCGCATTGGCGATTAAAAACCAGATGTTACCGCCGACCATCAATCTGGAAAACCCGGAAGAGGGTTGTGATCTGGATTATGTCGCCGACGGTGCGCGTGCGGCGAAAATCGATTATGCCTTGTCGAACTCTTTCGGTTTTGGCGGTACCAACGCGACTATAGTGTTAGCAAAAGTTTAA
- a CDS encoding aminodeoxychorismate synthase component I, with translation MTTLISSPAHQASSQVETVALDNLRVSDFDLSALHEINRARYPFLLESVAKGELGRFDILMAFPQHTLQLDNPAEATDFVKEVEQQFIESINPQHQCEYDLPFIGGWYAYFSYDYAQIVEPVLELPQSEFPLAYLSRIPAAVIIDHENGKLLLVAETGFAQLLPKMQADIEALLLSQADNKQSPQQSAEHIEVSAEQEEPESKYLQGVEAIKNYILSGDIFQVNLSRLWQVALAQNTDYLQVYRALRDSNPAPFAALCCMSDAQGKPWQVISSSPERLVKYKNGWVETRPIAGTRKRGDDLVKDKALIEELIQHPKERAEHIMLIDLERNDLGRISEPGTVEVNELMVVETYQHVHHIVSNVRGRLREGFSPLDIVHALFPGGTITGCPKIRCMQIIAELEQMPREAYTGSLGYINIDGSMDLNILIRTMMQFEQDNKPIVQFRAGAGIVADSEAQFELVESRHKAKGLVMALQKG, from the coding sequence ATGACAACCTTAATTTCCTCACCAGCCCATCAAGCCAGTAGCCAAGTCGAAACGGTTGCTCTGGATAATCTTCGTGTTAGTGATTTCGATTTGAGTGCTCTGCATGAAATCAACCGCGCGCGCTATCCGTTTTTATTGGAAAGCGTCGCCAAAGGCGAGTTGGGGCGTTTCGATATTTTGATGGCGTTTCCACAGCACACCCTACAGCTGGATAACCCAGCCGAAGCGACGGACTTTGTTAAAGAGGTTGAACAACAGTTCATCGAATCCATCAATCCACAACATCAGTGTGAATATGATTTACCGTTTATTGGCGGTTGGTATGCTTATTTCAGTTATGACTATGCACAGATTGTCGAGCCGGTTTTGGAACTACCGCAATCGGAGTTTCCGCTTGCTTATTTGAGTCGTATTCCGGCTGCGGTGATTATCGACCATGAAAACGGTAAACTGTTGCTGGTCGCCGAAACCGGTTTCGCGCAGCTATTGCCTAAAATGCAAGCCGATATCGAAGCGCTGCTGCTTAGCCAGGCCGACAACAAGCAAAGCCCGCAGCAGAGCGCCGAGCATATCGAAGTCAGCGCTGAGCAGGAAGAGCCGGAAAGCAAATACCTGCAAGGTGTCGAAGCCATTAAAAACTATATTCTTTCCGGCGATATCTTTCAGGTCAATCTGTCGCGTTTATGGCAGGTGGCATTGGCGCAAAACACGGATTATCTTCAGGTTTATCGCGCCTTACGGGATTCCAATCCGGCACCTTTTGCGGCTTTATGCTGTATGAGCGATGCTCAAGGCAAACCTTGGCAGGTGATCAGCTCCTCACCGGAGCGTTTGGTCAAATATAAAAATGGCTGGGTCGAAACCCGACCGATTGCCGGTACACGAAAAAGGGGCGATGATTTAGTCAAAGACAAGGCGTTGATCGAAGAGTTGATCCAACACCCGAAAGAACGCGCCGAGCATATCATGTTGATTGATCTGGAGCGCAATGATCTGGGGCGCATCAGCGAGCCGGGAACGGTCGAGGTGAATGAGTTGATGGTGGTCGAAACCTATCAGCATGTGCATCATATCGTTTCCAATGTTCGTGGTCGTCTAAGAGAAGGCTTCTCACCATTGGATATTGTCCATGCGCTGTTTCCCGGCGGCACCATTACCGGTTGTCCGAAGATTCGCTGTATGCAGATTATCGCCGAGCTTGAACAGATGCCGCGCGAAGCCTATACCGGTTCTTTAGGTTATATCAATATCGACGGTTCAATGGATTTGAACATCCTGATTCGTACCATGATGCAGTTTGAGCAGGATAATAAACCGATTGTGCAGTTCAGAGCCGGAGCCGGAATTGTCGCCGATTCCGAAGCGCAGTTTGAGCTGGTGGAAAGTCGCCATAAAGCCAAGGGCTTGGTGATGGCTTTGCAAAAAGGGTAA
- the fabD gene encoding ACP S-malonyltransferase, with product MSYAFVFPGQGSQSVGMLAELAESHATVTQVFEEASQALGYDLWDVVQNDAEGKLNQTDVTQPAMLASGIAVYETLKSQVETAPAFMAGHSLGEYTALVASGAMSLAQGVQLVELRGRLMQDAVPSGQGAMAAILGLEDAQVVAVCEQAEGVVEAVNFNSPGQVVIAGNKPAVDAAMSLATEAGSSRVVPLPVSVPSHCSLMKPAADELAKTLADMDLQMPLVPVLHNVNFSQAASTDEIKALLVQQLYRPVQWVETVNAMKAQGVEGLYELGPGKVLMGLNRRIDRKMGMQAVFDNASLEKALASL from the coding sequence GTTGGCCGAAAGCCACGCTACCGTTACTCAAGTGTTTGAAGAGGCTTCACAAGCACTGGGTTATGATCTTTGGGATGTGGTGCAAAACGATGCTGAAGGTAAATTAAACCAGACCGATGTCACGCAGCCTGCGATGTTGGCTTCCGGGATTGCCGTATATGAAACACTTAAGTCTCAGGTGGAAACTGCACCGGCCTTTATGGCAGGGCACTCATTGGGTGAATATACCGCGTTGGTGGCAAGTGGCGCTATGAGCTTGGCTCAAGGTGTGCAGTTGGTAGAGTTGCGTGGTCGTTTAATGCAAGATGCAGTGCCTTCAGGTCAAGGTGCGATGGCGGCAATATTGGGTTTGGAAGACGCTCAGGTTGTGGCTGTCTGCGAACAGGCTGAAGGTGTGGTTGAAGCGGTTAACTTCAACTCTCCGGGGCAAGTGGTGATTGCCGGTAATAAGCCTGCGGTTGATGCGGCGATGTCACTGGCGACTGAAGCCGGGTCTTCGCGTGTGGTGCCGCTGCCGGTATCGGTACCGTCGCACTGTTCCTTAATGAAACCGGCTGCGGATGAGTTGGCGAAGACTCTAGCGGATATGGATTTGCAGATGCCACTAGTACCGGTATTGCATAACGTCAATTTCAGTCAGGCGGCTTCAACCGATGAAATTAAAGCGTTACTGGTTCAGCAGCTTTACCGTCCGGTACAGTGGGTGGAAACGGTAAATGCCATGAAAGCGCAAGGTGTGGAAGGTTTGTACGAATTAGGTCCTGGCAAAGTTTTGATGGGCTTGAACCGTCGCATTGACCGTAAAATGGGGATGCAGGCGGTATTCGACAATGCCTCTCTGGAAAAAGCCTTGGCAAGTTTGTAA
- the fabG gene encoding 3-oxoacyl-ACP reductase FabG, whose translation MLTGKIAFVTGASRGIGKAIALDLAANGATVIGTATSEGGAQAISDYLKEAGATGCGKCLNVTEPEMITEVLAEITKEYGTPTILVNNAGITRDNLLMRMKDDEWDDIIQTNLNSVYRMSKACLRGMMKAKGGRIINIASVVGVMGNAGQTNYAAAKAGIIGFSKSLAREVGARNITVNTIAPGFIETDMTKALPEEQREALAAQIPLQSLGQPEDIARSVTFLAGDGGAYITGQTLNVNGGMYMV comes from the coding sequence ATGTTAACAGGTAAAATCGCTTTTGTTACCGGTGCGAGCCGTGGGATTGGTAAAGCCATTGCCTTGGATTTGGCGGCAAACGGTGCCACAGTTATTGGTACAGCGACTTCGGAAGGTGGTGCGCAAGCGATTAGCGACTATTTAAAAGAAGCCGGTGCAACAGGTTGTGGAAAGTGCCTGAATGTGACCGAACCGGAAATGATTACTGAAGTTCTGGCAGAAATCACTAAGGAGTATGGCACACCGACAATTTTGGTGAATAATGCCGGTATCACTCGCGACAATCTATTGATGCGTATGAAAGACGATGAGTGGGATGATATTATCCAAACCAACCTTAATTCGGTATACCGAATGAGTAAGGCGTGTTTGCGCGGCATGATGAAAGCCAAAGGCGGTCGTATTATCAATATCGCTTCTGTAGTCGGTGTGATGGGAAATGCCGGTCAAACTAACTATGCGGCCGCAAAAGCCGGTATTATCGGTTTCAGCAAGTCTTTGGCTCGTGAAGTCGGTGCGCGTAATATTACCGTTAACACCATTGCGCCTGGATTTATCGAAACCGATATGACCAAAGCCTTGCCTGAAGAGCAGCGTGAAGCCTTGGCAGCACAGATTCCATTGCAGAGTTTGGGGCAGCCGGAAGATATCGCTCGTTCGGTAACTTTCCTGGCTGGTGATGGCGGAGCTTATATCACCGGTCAGACGCTGAATGTTAATGGCGGAATGTATATGGTTTAA
- the acpP gene encoding acyl carrier protein, protein MSSIEERVKKIVVEQLGVEEDQVTADASFVDDLGADSLDTVELVMALEEEFDCEIPDEEAEKISTLAQATAYVEANL, encoded by the coding sequence ATGAGCAGTATTGAAGAACGCGTAAAGAAAATCGTAGTAGAGCAACTAGGTGTTGAAGAAGATCAAGTAACAGCTGATGCCTCATTTGTTGATGATTTAGGTGCGGATTCTCTAGATACAGTTGAACTAGTAATGGCTTTGGAAGAAGAGTTTGATTGCGAAATTCCTGATGAAGAAGCAGAGAAAATCTCTACTCTAGCTCAAGCTACAGCTTACGTAGAAGCTAACCTATAA